The following proteins are encoded in a genomic region of Nocardioides sp. cx-173:
- a CDS encoding alpha/beta fold hydrolase: MDLIPRPGQVVAAAGNVARVVLRGGVADLRGTPRTLIDEGPLRQLYHYRPATTVVEHGDPVLLVTPPGVPGVCYDLRRGCSLAERLVTDGHPTYQVEYGEVRFEDRDLDLNPWVSDVLPAAVHEVSAHSGGRPVHLVGWSLGGVLALLTAADGPELPLASLAVLGAAVDLDQVPLVAPARPLLDPTQGTGLTARGAQVLASLPLVRWASGHPAVHRLVAKPVAVGTRLDDTEFLAQVEAVDRFTAGMRAYTGRAYGQLFHRFIPGNALASGSLELGERTISLAAVDRPVLVFAGATDGIAPLPAVRAVEPLLESSPEVRFEIAPGGHLGMLTGREARSGTWPALEDWLAQWSSELPPTVPAEAATIGTRRRRRHGSGASRALST, from the coding sequence ATGGATCTGATCCCGAGGCCCGGTCAGGTCGTCGCGGCGGCGGGCAACGTCGCACGAGTGGTGCTGCGCGGCGGGGTGGCCGACCTGCGCGGGACGCCGCGCACGCTGATCGACGAGGGTCCGCTGCGACAGCTGTACCACTACCGGCCGGCGACGACGGTCGTCGAGCACGGCGACCCGGTGCTGCTGGTGACGCCGCCCGGGGTGCCCGGGGTGTGCTACGACCTGCGACGCGGCTGCTCCCTGGCCGAGCGCCTGGTGACGGACGGCCACCCGACGTACCAGGTGGAGTACGGCGAGGTGCGGTTCGAGGACCGGGACCTCGACCTCAACCCGTGGGTCAGCGACGTGCTCCCGGCGGCGGTCCACGAGGTCTCCGCGCACTCCGGAGGCCGGCCGGTCCACCTGGTCGGCTGGAGCCTCGGAGGCGTCCTCGCGCTGCTCACCGCCGCCGACGGGCCGGAGCTGCCGCTGGCGTCGCTGGCCGTGCTGGGCGCGGCGGTGGACCTCGACCAGGTGCCGCTCGTGGCGCCGGCGCGCCCGCTGCTCGACCCGACCCAGGGCACCGGGCTGACCGCACGCGGCGCCCAGGTGCTCGCCTCCCTCCCCCTCGTGCGATGGGCGTCCGGGCACCCGGCCGTCCACCGGCTCGTCGCCAAGCCGGTCGCGGTCGGGACCCGCCTCGACGACACCGAGTTCCTCGCGCAGGTCGAGGCGGTGGACCGCTTCACCGCAGGCATGCGGGCCTACACCGGTCGCGCCTACGGCCAGCTCTTCCACCGCTTCATCCCGGGCAACGCGCTCGCCAGCGGCTCCCTCGAGCTCGGCGAGCGCACCATCTCCCTGGCCGCCGTCGACCGACCGGTCCTGGTCTTCGCGGGCGCGACCGACGGCATCGCCCCGCTGCCCGCGGTCCGGGCCGTCGAGCCCCTGCTCGAGAGCTCACCCGAGGTCCGGTTCGAGATCGCGCCGGGCGGCCACCTCGGCATGCTCACCGGCCGCGAGGCCCGCTCGGGGACCTGGCCGGCGCTCGAGGACTGGCTCGCCCAGTGGTCGAGCGAGCTGCCACCCACGGTGCCCGCGGAGGCGGCCACGATCGGCACCCGCCGCCGGCGCCGGCACGGCTCCGGGGCCTCTCGGGCGCTCTCGACCTGA
- a CDS encoding pyridoxal phosphate-dependent decarboxylase family protein: MSRSRDILARLSAMRAGDVPVHGGRTLAYVYDSGLAEVDQLGRDAVAAFAGSNGLDPTAFPSLLQMENDLVAFAAGLLDAPDSVVGSVTSGGTESVLLAVQTARDARPDVLAPSMVLPSSAHAAFHKAAHYFGVRAVVVPCGPDLRADAAAMAAAIDDTTVLVVASAPSYAHGVVDPVTDIAAAAAARGVRCHVDACIGGWVLPYAGRLGRDVPAWTFAVPGVTSVSVDLHKYGYAPKGVSLLLHATPALRRPQFFASAAWPGYTMLNSTMQSTRSGGPTAGAWAVVQMLGDDGYDTLARDALEATDRIADGVAEIPGLRLLARPDSTLVAIATDETCDPFTVGDEMGAREWYVQPQLTYGDVPANLHLSVSAATLAHVDDLLASLAESVCVAVAAGPVRVDPGVLAYVATLDPASITEDDFDGLLAAAGLLGGGDGEALALPQRKADINALLDAASPALREAVLLAFLDRLSRPSPGG; encoded by the coding sequence ATGAGCCGCTCCCGCGACATCCTGGCCCGCCTCTCGGCCATGCGCGCCGGCGACGTGCCGGTCCACGGGGGCCGCACGCTGGCCTACGTCTACGACTCCGGACTGGCCGAGGTGGACCAGCTCGGGCGCGACGCGGTGGCGGCGTTCGCCGGATCCAACGGGCTCGACCCGACGGCCTTCCCGAGCCTGCTGCAGATGGAGAACGACCTGGTGGCCTTCGCCGCGGGCCTGCTCGACGCCCCTGACAGCGTCGTGGGCTCGGTGACCTCCGGCGGCACCGAGTCGGTGCTGCTCGCGGTGCAGACCGCCCGTGACGCGCGGCCGGACGTGCTCGCGCCGTCGATGGTGCTGCCGAGCTCCGCGCACGCGGCGTTCCACAAGGCCGCGCACTACTTCGGCGTACGCGCCGTCGTCGTCCCCTGCGGCCCGGACCTGCGCGCCGACGCCGCCGCCATGGCGGCCGCCATCGACGACACCACCGTGCTGGTGGTCGCCAGCGCGCCGTCGTACGCGCACGGGGTGGTGGACCCCGTCACCGACATCGCCGCCGCCGCGGCAGCCCGCGGGGTGCGCTGTCACGTCGACGCCTGCATCGGCGGGTGGGTGCTGCCGTACGCCGGCCGCCTCGGCCGCGACGTCCCCGCGTGGACCTTTGCGGTCCCGGGCGTCACCTCGGTCTCCGTGGACCTGCACAAGTACGGTTACGCGCCCAAGGGGGTCTCGCTCCTGCTGCACGCGACGCCGGCGCTGCGCCGACCGCAGTTCTTCGCCTCCGCCGCGTGGCCGGGCTACACGATGCTCAACTCCACGATGCAGTCGACGCGCTCCGGCGGCCCGACCGCGGGCGCCTGGGCGGTCGTGCAGATGCTCGGGGACGACGGCTACGACACGCTCGCCCGCGACGCCCTCGAGGCCACCGACCGGATCGCCGACGGGGTGGCGGAGATCCCGGGGCTGCGGCTGCTGGCGCGGCCGGACTCGACGCTGGTCGCGATCGCGACCGACGAGACCTGCGACCCGTTCACGGTCGGCGACGAGATGGGCGCGCGGGAGTGGTACGTCCAGCCCCAGCTCACCTACGGTGACGTCCCCGCCAACCTGCATCTCTCGGTCAGCGCCGCCACCCTCGCCCACGTCGACGACCTCCTCGCCTCGCTCGCGGAGTCGGTGTGCGTCGCCGTGGCCGCCGGTCCGGTGCGGGTCGACCCCGGCGTTCTGGCCTACGTGGCCACGCTGGACCCGGCCTCGATCACCGAGGACGACTTCGACGGCCTGCTCGCCGCCGCGGGCCTGCTGGGCGGAGGCGACGGCGAGGCCCTCGCGCTGCCGCAGCGCAAGGCCGACATCAACGCGCTGCTCGACGCCGCCTCCCCCGCCCTGCGGGAGGCCGTCCTGCTGGCCTTCCTCGACCGCCTGTCGCGACCCTCCCCCGGTGGTTGA
- a CDS encoding aldo/keto reductase, whose protein sequence is MEYRPLGDSGLMVSAVGIGCNAFSRRVELAGVRDILAAARDTGITLLDTADTYGDPPGGSESLLGEALAGQRDHFVVATKFGMDMRGEYGEDHGARASRRYVRRAVEGSLRRLRFDHIDLYQLHVPDEVTPIEETLTVLTDLVHEGKIGYLGCSNLDAWQVADADWTSRSAGLERFVSVQNRYSLLDRSIEEEVVPACEHFGLGILPFFPLEYGLLTGKYRRGQSAPAGSRADLDPARAQWLAEADWDRIEAVTAYAEARDLSLLDVAIAGLAAQPAVSSVIAGATSGDQVRLNAAALRWVPSEADLVELDEATGLG, encoded by the coding sequence ATGGAGTACCGACCCCTGGGCGACTCCGGGCTGATGGTGAGTGCGGTCGGCATCGGCTGCAACGCCTTCAGCAGGCGCGTCGAGCTGGCCGGCGTACGCGACATCCTGGCCGCTGCCCGCGACACCGGGATCACGCTGCTCGACACCGCCGACACCTACGGCGACCCGCCGGGGGGCAGCGAGTCGCTGCTCGGGGAGGCGCTCGCCGGGCAGCGCGACCACTTCGTCGTGGCCACCAAGTTCGGCATGGACATGCGCGGCGAGTACGGGGAGGACCACGGTGCCCGCGCGTCGCGTCGCTACGTGCGGCGCGCGGTCGAGGGCTCGCTGCGGCGGCTGCGATTCGACCACATCGACCTCTACCAGCTGCACGTCCCCGACGAGGTCACGCCGATCGAGGAGACGCTGACGGTCCTCACCGACCTGGTCCACGAGGGCAAGATCGGCTACCTCGGGTGCTCCAACCTCGACGCCTGGCAGGTCGCCGACGCCGACTGGACGTCCCGCTCCGCCGGGCTCGAGCGCTTCGTCTCCGTGCAGAACCGCTACTCGCTGCTCGACCGGAGCATCGAGGAGGAGGTGGTCCCGGCGTGCGAGCACTTCGGCCTCGGGATCTTGCCGTTCTTCCCGCTGGAGTACGGGCTGCTGACCGGCAAGTACCGGCGCGGCCAGTCCGCACCCGCCGGCTCCCGGGCCGACCTCGACCCCGCCCGCGCACAGTGGCTGGCCGAGGCCGACTGGGACCGGATCGAGGCCGTGACGGCCTACGCCGAGGCTCGCGACCTGTCGCTGCTCGACGTGGCCATCGCGGGCCTCGCCGCCCAGCCCGCCGTCTCCTCGGTGATCGCCGGCGCCACCTCCGGCGACCAGGTCCGCCTCAACGCCGCCGCCTTGCGCTGGGTGCCCTCCGAGGCGGATCTGGTCGAGCTGGATGAGGCGACCGGGCTGGGGTGA
- a CDS encoding GNAT family N-acetyltransferase, whose protein sequence is MTLEVSTDPARLDVGLIHRWLSEDAYWAIGRSREVVERAIEGSLSFGAYDDGRQVGYARVVTDRATFAWVCDVYVDRAARGHGVGKALVAAIDATLRGLGVRRAMLATEDAHALYAAVGFAPLPDQHRWLLRTYEP, encoded by the coding sequence GTGACCCTCGAGGTCTCGACCGACCCCGCTCGGCTCGATGTCGGCCTGATCCACCGCTGGCTGTCCGAGGACGCCTACTGGGCCATCGGCCGCTCGCGCGAGGTCGTCGAGCGCGCGATCGAGGGCTCGCTCAGCTTCGGCGCCTACGACGACGGACGCCAGGTGGGCTACGCCCGGGTCGTCACCGACCGCGCGACGTTCGCGTGGGTCTGCGACGTCTACGTCGACCGCGCGGCGCGCGGCCACGGCGTCGGCAAGGCGCTCGTGGCCGCGATCGACGCCACGCTGCGCGGCCTCGGCGTACGCCGGGCGATGCTCGCCACCGAGGATGCACACGCGCTCTATGCCGCCGTCGGCTTCGCGCCCCTCCCCGACCAGCATCGCTGGCTCCTGCGCACCTACGAGCCCTGA
- a CDS encoding MFS transporter — MSAPVASTAALPRAVRIGYGSGSVATGAFGTVPGLMLLPYLTDSLGIAALVAGVIVFLPKAWDVVLNPIAGRISDRTVDPRGPRRPWLLRAGLTLSVAFALIFAAPELGSKVAEAAWVLVAFLACATAYAFFQVPYVAMPAELTTSYDERTRLMTWRVAILALTIMIAGATAPAIRDAVGGRDGYRVMGLVMALIIATGVIAAYRGTREAPVGAVAAGPGSLRDQLRIVATAHDFRNLLTTFVIQALATGCMLAGVAYLAEDVLDSKGAATVLFVCFVGPALLLTPAWSAIGARIGKKRGYVYSSLILAAGAALAVVAQSAPAAVVFLATGLVGVGYAGCQVFPMAMLPDAAAVDARRTGSNRAGVYTGVWTAGETLGLALGPGVFALVLALGGYRSSTDGDALQPDSALTAIVLGFSLLPAALTLLSLWWLSRYSLDASEVDA, encoded by the coding sequence ATGTCCGCACCCGTGGCGAGCACCGCCGCCCTGCCTCGCGCAGTCCGGATCGGCTACGGGTCGGGGTCGGTGGCCACCGGCGCCTTCGGCACGGTGCCCGGGCTGATGCTGCTGCCCTACCTCACCGACAGCCTCGGGATCGCGGCCCTCGTGGCGGGCGTCATCGTCTTCCTGCCCAAGGCGTGGGACGTCGTGCTCAACCCGATCGCGGGACGCATCAGCGACCGCACCGTCGACCCCCGCGGTCCGCGCCGCCCCTGGCTGCTGCGCGCCGGGCTGACGCTCTCGGTCGCGTTCGCCCTGATCTTCGCCGCACCCGAGCTGGGCTCCAAGGTCGCCGAGGCGGCCTGGGTGCTGGTCGCCTTCCTGGCCTGCGCGACGGCGTACGCCTTCTTCCAGGTCCCCTACGTCGCGATGCCGGCCGAGCTGACGACGTCGTACGACGAGCGCACCCGGCTGATGACCTGGCGCGTGGCGATCCTGGCGTTGACGATCATGATCGCCGGCGCGACGGCTCCAGCGATCCGGGACGCGGTCGGCGGGCGTGACGGCTACCGCGTGATGGGGCTGGTGATGGCGCTGATCATCGCCACCGGCGTCATCGCCGCCTACCGGGGGACCCGCGAGGCGCCCGTGGGGGCGGTGGCGGCCGGCCCCGGGTCGCTGCGCGACCAGCTGCGGATCGTCGCCACGGCCCACGACTTCCGCAACCTGCTGACGACGTTCGTGATCCAGGCGCTGGCCACGGGCTGCATGCTCGCCGGCGTGGCCTACCTCGCCGAGGACGTGCTGGACAGCAAGGGCGCGGCCACCGTGCTCTTCGTCTGCTTCGTCGGGCCGGCGCTGCTGCTGACCCCGGCGTGGTCGGCCATCGGGGCCCGGATCGGCAAGAAGCGCGGCTACGTCTACTCCTCGCTGATCCTCGCCGCGGGGGCCGCCTTGGCGGTGGTGGCGCAGTCGGCTCCGGCCGCGGTCGTGTTCCTGGCGACCGGACTGGTCGGCGTCGGGTACGCCGGCTGCCAGGTGTTCCCGATGGCGATGCTGCCCGACGCGGCGGCCGTCGACGCCCGTCGTACCGGCAGCAACCGGGCCGGCGTCTACACCGGCGTCTGGACCGCGGGCGAGACGCTCGGGCTCGCGCTGGGCCCCGGCGTCTTCGCGCTGGTGCTGGCGCTGGGCGGCTACCGCTCGAGCACCGACGGCGACGCCCTGCAGCCGGACTCCGCGCTCACGGCCATCGTGCTGGGCTTCTCCCTGCTGCCCGCCGCCCTCACGCTGCTCAGCCTCTGGTGGCTGAGTCGCTACTCCCTCGACGCCTCGGAGGTCGACGCATGA
- a CDS encoding succinic semialdehyde dehydrogenase: MTLQRPASVTDAFLQRLVSRVPSTSGGTWKLTEVYTGEVLVELPQSTPPDIESAFAAARAAQHEWASWPLKRRLAVFDRAHRIFVDNAVTTTDLIQVESGKNRRMAIEESCDPPMVMSHYLKRAARLLAPVKRGGPVPFLTTSTEIRQPKGVVGVIAPWNFPFATGMSDAITALMAGNGVVLKPDNKTALSPLFGIQMLEEAGLPKGLFQVVCGEGPDVGPTLIDHANYVMFTGSTATGRVIGERAGRNLIGCCLELGGKNPMIVLDDADLDEAVQGAVFGVFGNTGQICMHIERIYLPESHYDEFKARFTAAAQSLKVAASYDFEPEMGSLVSPEHKERVQAHVADALAKGATLVTGGRARPDLGPAFFEPTILEGVTQDMLAGSTETFGPVVALHRYRTVEEAVELANDTEYGLNASVWGGDLKRAESVARRIESGNVNINDILATAFASKGTPSGGVKQSGVGARHGDQGLTKYTDVQNLAVLKKQVMGARPGQDYDAYVKGMLSGLRMMRRTRIR, translated from the coding sequence ATGACCCTGCAGCGCCCGGCGTCGGTCACCGACGCCTTCCTCCAGCGACTCGTCTCCCGAGTCCCGTCCACCAGCGGCGGCACCTGGAAGCTCACCGAGGTCTACACCGGCGAGGTGCTGGTCGAGCTGCCGCAGTCGACCCCGCCCGACATCGAGTCGGCGTTCGCGGCGGCACGCGCCGCGCAGCACGAGTGGGCGTCCTGGCCGCTGAAGAGGCGGCTCGCGGTCTTCGACCGCGCGCACCGGATCTTCGTCGACAACGCGGTCACCACCACCGACCTGATCCAGGTCGAGAGCGGCAAGAACCGGCGCATGGCGATCGAGGAGAGCTGCGACCCGCCGATGGTGATGAGCCACTACCTCAAGCGCGCTGCCCGGCTGCTCGCGCCGGTCAAGCGCGGCGGCCCGGTCCCGTTCCTCACCACCTCCACCGAGATCCGCCAGCCCAAGGGCGTCGTGGGCGTCATCGCGCCGTGGAACTTCCCCTTCGCCACCGGGATGTCCGACGCGATCACCGCCCTCATGGCCGGCAACGGCGTGGTCCTCAAGCCCGACAACAAGACCGCGCTGTCGCCGCTCTTCGGCATCCAGATGCTCGAGGAGGCGGGGCTCCCGAAGGGCCTGTTCCAGGTGGTGTGCGGAGAGGGCCCGGACGTCGGGCCGACGCTGATCGACCACGCCAACTACGTGATGTTCACCGGCTCCACCGCCACCGGGCGGGTCATCGGGGAGCGCGCCGGCCGCAACCTGATCGGGTGCTGCCTCGAGCTCGGGGGCAAGAACCCCATGATCGTCCTCGACGACGCCGACCTGGACGAGGCGGTCCAGGGTGCGGTGTTCGGCGTCTTCGGCAACACCGGTCAGATCTGCATGCACATCGAGCGGATCTACCTGCCCGAGTCGCACTACGACGAGTTCAAGGCGCGGTTCACCGCCGCGGCGCAGTCGCTGAAAGTGGCGGCGTCGTACGACTTCGAGCCCGAGATGGGCTCGCTGGTCTCGCCCGAGCACAAGGAGCGGGTCCAGGCGCACGTGGCGGACGCGCTCGCCAAGGGCGCCACCCTCGTGACGGGTGGCAGGGCGCGCCCCGACCTCGGCCCGGCGTTCTTCGAGCCGACGATCCTCGAGGGCGTCACCCAGGACATGCTGGCCGGCTCCACCGAGACCTTCGGCCCGGTCGTGGCCCTGCACCGCTATCGCACGGTCGAGGAGGCCGTCGAGCTCGCCAACGACACCGAGTACGGCCTCAACGCCTCGGTGTGGGGCGGTGACCTCAAGCGCGCCGAGTCCGTCGCCCGGCGCATTGAGTCGGGCAACGTCAACATCAACGACATCCTCGCCACGGCGTTCGCGTCGAAGGGGACGCCGTCGGGAGGCGTCAAGCAGTCCGGCGTCGGCGCCCGCCACGGCGACCAGGGCCTGACCAAGTACACCGACGTGCAGAACCTGGCGGTCCTCAAGAAGCAGGTCATGGGCGCGCGCCCCGGCCAGGACTACGACGCGTACGTCAAGGGGATGCTGTCCGGGCTCCGGATGATGCGTCGGACCCGCATCCGCTGA
- a CDS encoding uracil-DNA glycosylase yields the protein MSALESLVDKGLMAADWAEALAPVDDRIARMGAFLREEVAAGRGYLPAGDHVFRAFQRPLADVRVLVVGQDPYPTPGHPIGLSFAVDAQVRPVPRSLANIYRELATDVGVTAPAHGDLTAWADRGVMLLNRVLTVRPGESAAHRGRGWEEVTECAIRALSRRGGPCAAILWGRDAQSLKPLLAPVPWVESVHPSPLSASRGFFGSRPFSRVNRLLTDQGGEPLDWNLPGE from the coding sequence ATGAGCGCGCTCGAGAGCCTCGTGGACAAGGGCCTCATGGCCGCGGACTGGGCCGAGGCGCTGGCCCCGGTCGACGACCGGATCGCCCGGATGGGCGCCTTCCTGCGCGAGGAGGTCGCGGCGGGGCGGGGCTACCTGCCGGCCGGCGACCACGTCTTCCGCGCGTTCCAGCGCCCGCTCGCCGACGTACGCGTCCTCGTCGTCGGCCAGGACCCCTACCCCACGCCGGGCCACCCGATCGGGCTGAGCTTCGCGGTCGACGCACAGGTACGGCCGGTGCCACGCAGCCTGGCCAACATCTACCGCGAGCTGGCCACCGACGTCGGGGTCACCGCACCGGCGCACGGCGACCTCACCGCCTGGGCGGACCGGGGGGTCATGCTCCTCAACCGCGTCCTCACCGTCCGGCCCGGCGAGTCCGCCGCCCACCGCGGCCGCGGCTGGGAGGAGGTCACCGAGTGCGCCATCCGGGCGCTGTCGCGTCGTGGCGGTCCCTGCGCGGCGATCCTGTGGGGCCGCGACGCGCAGTCCCTCAAGCCGTTGCTGGCGCCCGTGCCGTGGGTGGAGTCGGTGCACCCCTCGCCGCTCTCGGCCAGCCGGGGGTTCTTCGGCTCGCGCCCCTTCAGCAGGGTCAACCGGCTGCTGACCGACCAGGGCGGCGAGCCGCTCGACTGGAACCTCCCCGGGGAATAA
- a CDS encoding dioxygenase family protein: MNDSRMPALYLGHGAPPLLDDPVWSGQLAALARDLPRPRAILIVSAHWESAPVSLSANGAPLVYDFGGFDAKYYRMTYETPDATALAQRVAAMMPAGEPVHQHTSRGLDHGAWVPLRIMYPEADIPVLQMSLPTQDPTRLLALGERLRPLRDEGVLIIGSGFLTHGLPFLTEFRINAAAPGWSQDFDAWAGEAMARGDVDALANYRAEAPGMPYAHPTVEHYTPLFVTLGAATTADDPGIQVIDGFWMGLSKRSLQVA, translated from the coding sequence ATGAACGACTCCCGGATGCCCGCCCTCTACCTCGGCCACGGAGCACCCCCGCTCCTCGACGACCCGGTCTGGTCCGGTCAGCTGGCCGCCCTGGCGCGCGACCTCCCGCGCCCCCGGGCAATCCTCATCGTCAGCGCCCACTGGGAGTCGGCGCCGGTGAGCCTCAGCGCCAACGGGGCGCCGCTCGTCTACGACTTCGGCGGCTTCGACGCGAAGTACTACCGGATGACGTACGAGACCCCCGACGCCACCGCGCTCGCGCAGCGCGTCGCCGCGATGATGCCGGCCGGCGAGCCGGTCCACCAGCACACCTCGCGCGGGCTCGACCACGGCGCCTGGGTGCCGCTGCGAATCATGTACCCCGAGGCCGACATCCCGGTCCTGCAGATGTCCCTGCCGACCCAGGACCCGACGCGGCTCCTGGCGCTGGGCGAGCGCCTGCGCCCGCTCCGCGACGAGGGCGTGCTGATCATCGGCAGCGGCTTCCTGACCCACGGGCTGCCGTTCCTCACGGAGTTCCGCATCAACGCGGCAGCCCCCGGCTGGTCACAGGACTTCGACGCCTGGGCCGGCGAGGCGATGGCCCGCGGCGACGTGGACGCCCTGGCCAACTACCGCGCCGAGGCGCCCGGCATGCCCTACGCCCACCCCACCGTCGAGCACTACACGCCGCTGTTCGTCACCCTCGGCGCCGCCACCACCGCCGACGACCCGGGCATCCAGGTCATCGACGGGTTCTGGATGGGTCTGTCCAAGCGCTCTCTCCAGGTGGCGTGA
- a CDS encoding FMN-binding glutamate synthase family protein — MKLTRAAALGAAALGAVAAHDLTQRKHAILRTFPVIGHLRFQLERFGPELRQYIVTSNDEERPFSRDQRRWVYASSKLENAYFGFGTDNDVENVVGYPIIKHRTFTGPGAATGRHAEEGVPVPAAKVLGAARGRAHAFRPGSVVNISGMSFGSLSANAIEALNRGAELAGCLQNTGEGGLSPYHRNGGELVFQIGTSYFGCRDENGRFDLARLKDLVAGAPVRAIEIKLSQGAKPGLGGMLPAAKVSDEIAEIRGIKAGVDCASPSRHQVFHDVDSMLDFVELVAAETGLPVGIKSAVGNLDFWDRLVEEMVGGQRGVDFVNIDGGEGGTGAAPMVFADSVAYPFRVAFSEVYRRFAAAGLTDDVTFIGGGKLGLPENAAVAFALGADLVQVGREAMLAIGCIQAQKCHTDHCPTGVATQNAWLQRGLDPTLKAVRTANYLTSLRRDLVKVSEAIGVVHPGLIGPDDVDLLDGTRSRISLRELYGYGPGWGELGPRLQEDVRTLMAVPGSESRPTGDVSVGSGRE, encoded by the coding sequence ATGAAGCTCACTCGGGCGGCCGCGCTGGGCGCCGCCGCGCTCGGCGCCGTGGCCGCACACGACCTCACCCAGCGCAAGCACGCGATCCTGCGCACCTTCCCGGTGATCGGGCACCTGCGCTTCCAGCTGGAGCGGTTCGGCCCCGAGCTGCGCCAGTACATCGTCACGTCGAACGACGAGGAGCGGCCCTTCAGTCGCGACCAGCGGCGCTGGGTCTACGCCTCCTCGAAGCTGGAGAACGCCTACTTCGGCTTCGGCACCGACAACGACGTCGAGAACGTCGTGGGCTACCCGATCATCAAGCACCGCACGTTCACCGGGCCCGGCGCCGCCACCGGGCGGCACGCCGAGGAGGGCGTCCCGGTGCCCGCCGCGAAGGTCCTCGGCGCCGCCCGCGGCCGCGCCCACGCCTTCCGGCCCGGGTCGGTCGTCAACATCTCGGGGATGAGCTTCGGCTCGCTCTCGGCCAACGCGATCGAGGCGCTCAACCGGGGCGCCGAGCTGGCCGGCTGCCTGCAGAACACCGGCGAGGGCGGGCTCTCGCCGTACCACCGCAACGGCGGTGAGCTGGTGTTCCAGATCGGTACGTCGTACTTCGGGTGCCGCGACGAGAACGGGCGCTTCGACCTGGCCCGGCTCAAGGACCTGGTGGCCGGGGCGCCGGTGCGCGCGATCGAGATCAAGCTGTCGCAGGGCGCCAAGCCCGGCCTGGGCGGCATGCTGCCCGCAGCCAAGGTGAGCGACGAGATCGCGGAGATCCGCGGGATCAAGGCGGGCGTGGACTGCGCCTCGCCGAGCCGGCACCAGGTCTTCCACGACGTCGACTCGATGCTCGACTTCGTCGAGCTGGTCGCGGCCGAGACCGGGCTGCCCGTGGGGATCAAGTCCGCGGTCGGCAACCTCGACTTCTGGGACCGCCTCGTCGAGGAGATGGTGGGCGGCCAGCGGGGCGTCGACTTCGTCAACATCGACGGCGGCGAGGGCGGCACCGGCGCGGCTCCGATGGTGTTCGCAGACTCCGTGGCCTACCCCTTCCGGGTCGCGTTCAGCGAGGTCTACCGGCGCTTCGCCGCGGCCGGCCTGACTGACGACGTCACCTTCATCGGCGGCGGCAAGCTGGGTCTGCCGGAGAACGCGGCGGTGGCGTTCGCGCTCGGCGCCGACCTGGTCCAGGTGGGGCGCGAGGCGATGCTGGCGATCGGCTGCATCCAGGCCCAGAAGTGCCACACCGACCACTGCCCGACCGGCGTCGCGACCCAGAACGCCTGGCTGCAACGCGGCCTCGACCCGACCCTGAAGGCGGTGCGGACGGCCAACTACCTCACCTCGCTGCGCCGGGACCTGGTCAAGGTCAGCGAGGCCATCGGCGTCGTGCACCCGGGCCTCATCGGCCCCGACGACGTCGACCTCCTCGACGGCACCCGCTCTCGGATCTCGCTGCGCGAGCTCTACGGCTACGGGCCAGGCTGGGGCGAGCTCGGGCCGCGCCTGCAGGAGGACGTGCGCACGCTGATGGCGGTGCCCGGCTCGGAGTCGCGCCCGACCGGCGACGTCTCCGTAGGCTCGGGCCGTGAGTGA
- a CDS encoding GNAT family N-acetyltransferase, whose amino-acid sequence MAATHVTDNPERQRFEITYDGKLAGFAEYELTDGGIDFTHTVVRDEFEGKGVGGNLVKHALDEARDRGLRVTPTCAFVKSYIERHPAYADLVA is encoded by the coding sequence ATGGCTGCCACTCACGTCACCGACAACCCCGAGCGCCAGCGCTTCGAGATCACCTACGACGGCAAGCTCGCCGGCTTCGCGGAGTACGAGCTCACCGACGGCGGCATCGACTTCACCCACACCGTGGTGCGCGACGAGTTCGAAGGCAAGGGCGTCGGCGGCAACCTGGTCAAGCACGCCCTCGACGAGGCCCGCGACCGCGGCCTGCGCGTGACCCCGACCTGTGCGTTCGTGAAGAGCTACATCGAGCGCCACCCGGCCTACGCCGACCTGGTGGCCTGA